The following coding sequences lie in one Arachis ipaensis cultivar K30076 chromosome B03, Araip1.1, whole genome shotgun sequence genomic window:
- the LOC107630349 gene encoding probable inactive purple acid phosphatase 28 isoform X1, producing MDPYTKHHQNRKNSLFYLLLVLAAAHLLSRKLYLDGDETVRVKKVADLPLRFRSDGTFKILQVADMHYGIGKVTRCRDVLSSEFDFCSDLNTTQFLERIIRAENPDFIAFTGDNIFGSSTPDAAESLSKAFGPAMESGIPWAAVLGNHDHESSMNREELMSFMSLMDYSVSQINPSFDGLTRTTKGGVTTKIDGFGNYNIKVYGAPGSTMANSSILNLFFLDSGGRAFYQGFRTYEGIRESQLNWLQGQKQDPLNPSEDIPLSKPPALAFFHIPIPEIPQLWYKKIVGQFQEAVACPRVNSGALKTFVSMGDVKAVFMGHDHTNDFCGNLDGIWFCYGGGFGYHAYGKPGWPRRARIIMAELKKGKNSWMGVERIKTWKRLDDKKLSKIDEQILWDQRLSR from the exons ATGGATCCTTACACAAAGCATCATCAGAACCGCAAAAACTCTCTCTTCTATCTCTTGTTGGTGCTGGCAGCCGCTCACCTGCTCTCTCGCAAGCTCTACCTCGACGGAGACGAAACAGTGCGCGTCAAGAAGGTCGCCGATCTCCCCCTTCGCTTCCGTTCCGATGGAACCTTCAAGATCCTTCAGGTGGCGGACATGCACTACGGCATCGGCAAGGTCACTCGCTGCCGAGACGTCTTGTCCTCCGAGTTCGATTTCTGCTCCGATCTCAACACCACTCAGTTTCTCGAGCGCATCATTCGCGCCGAGAATCCTGATTTCATTGCCTTCACTG GGGATAACATATTTGGATCAAGTACACCTGATGCTGCAGAATCTCTTAGTAAGGCCTTTGGTCCTGCCATGGAGTCGGGCATTCCTTGGGCAGCAGTCCTGGGGAACCATGACCATGAATCATCTATGAATCGGGAAGAATTAATGAGCTTCATGTCCCTTATGGATTATTCTGTCTCTCAAATCAATCCATCATTTGATGGTCTCACTAGAACTACTAAAGGTGGTGTGACAACTAAAATTGATGGCTTTGGGAATTATAACATAAAAGTATATGGTGCTCCAGGTTCCACGATGGCAAACAGTAGCATTTTGAATCTTTTCTTTCTTGACAGTGGAGGAAGGGCTTTCTATCAGGGATTTCGAACATATGAGGGTATAAGGGAATCTCAACTTAATTGGCTCCAG GGGCAAAAACAGGATCCTCTTAATCCAAGTGAGGATATTCCCCTCAGCAAACCACCAGCACTTGCATTTTTCCATATTCCGATCCCAGAAATTCCACAGCTGTGGTACAAAAAGATTGTTGGCCAATTTCAAGAGGCCGTAGCTTGTCCAAGAGTGAACTCAGGGGCCTTGAAGACCTTTGTCTCCATGGGAGATGTGAAGGCTGTGTTCATGGGCCATGACCACACGAATGATTTCTGCGGAAACTTGGATGGGATATGGTTTTGTTATGGTGGCGGCTTTGGATACCATGCCTATGGGAAGCCTGGTTGGCCAAGGAGAGCAAGGATCATCATGGCTGAACTTAAGAAGGGAAAGAATTCCTGGATGGGTGTGGAGAGAATCAAGACATGGAAACGCCTTGATGATAAGAAACTGAGCAAGATCGATGAACAAATCCTGTGGGATCAACGGCTGTCAAGATGA
- the LOC107630349 gene encoding probable inactive purple acid phosphatase 28 isoform X2 — protein MEPSRSFRWRTCTTASARSLAAETSCPPSSISAPISTPLSFSSASFAPRILISLPSLLSQLGDNIFGSSTPDAAESLSKAFGPAMESGIPWAAVLGNHDHESSMNREELMSFMSLMDYSVSQINPSFDGLTRTTKGGVTTKIDGFGNYNIKVYGAPGSTMANSSILNLFFLDSGGRAFYQGFRTYEGIRESQLNWLQGQKQDPLNPSEDIPLSKPPALAFFHIPIPEIPQLWYKKIVGQFQEAVACPRVNSGALKTFVSMGDVKAVFMGHDHTNDFCGNLDGIWFCYGGGFGYHAYGKPGWPRRARIIMAELKKGKNSWMGVERIKTWKRLDDKKLSKIDEQILWDQRLSR, from the exons ATGGAACCTTCAAGATCCTTCAGGTGGCGGACATGCACTACGGCATCGGCAAGGTCACTCGCTGCCGAGACGTCTTGTCCTCCGAGTTCGATTTCTGCTCCGATCTCAACACCACTCAGTTTCTCGAGCGCATCATTCGCGCCGAGAATCCTGATTTCATTGCCTTCACTG TTATCCCAATTAGGGGATAACATATTTGGATCAAGTACACCTGATGCTGCAGAATCTCTTAGTAAGGCCTTTGGTCCTGCCATGGAGTCGGGCATTCCTTGGGCAGCAGTCCTGGGGAACCATGACCATGAATCATCTATGAATCGGGAAGAATTAATGAGCTTCATGTCCCTTATGGATTATTCTGTCTCTCAAATCAATCCATCATTTGATGGTCTCACTAGAACTACTAAAGGTGGTGTGACAACTAAAATTGATGGCTTTGGGAATTATAACATAAAAGTATATGGTGCTCCAGGTTCCACGATGGCAAACAGTAGCATTTTGAATCTTTTCTTTCTTGACAGTGGAGGAAGGGCTTTCTATCAGGGATTTCGAACATATGAGGGTATAAGGGAATCTCAACTTAATTGGCTCCAG GGGCAAAAACAGGATCCTCTTAATCCAAGTGAGGATATTCCCCTCAGCAAACCACCAGCACTTGCATTTTTCCATATTCCGATCCCAGAAATTCCACAGCTGTGGTACAAAAAGATTGTTGGCCAATTTCAAGAGGCCGTAGCTTGTCCAAGAGTGAACTCAGGGGCCTTGAAGACCTTTGTCTCCATGGGAGATGTGAAGGCTGTGTTCATGGGCCATGACCACACGAATGATTTCTGCGGAAACTTGGATGGGATATGGTTTTGTTATGGTGGCGGCTTTGGATACCATGCCTATGGGAAGCCTGGTTGGCCAAGGAGAGCAAGGATCATCATGGCTGAACTTAAGAAGGGAAAGAATTCCTGGATGGGTGTGGAGAGAATCAAGACATGGAAACGCCTTGATGATAAGAAACTGAGCAAGATCGATGAACAAATCCTGTGGGATCAACGGCTGTCAAGATGA